CGCAACTGCTGTGAGCCTGTGAAATGGCTCGTTGTGCTTCCGTATTTACTATGCATGCATTCAACTACGTACATATTTGTTCTTGCTAAACATTTTTCTGAGTGTCTAGCCTTCACTATGCTCGGAAGTCGGAACTAGTTTCTGCAGCCTATTatatagggttaattagatttatgctattataaatttacgaGTTTAgaaaataccattataatttatcaaattgtagatatgccattacaattccTACTTtatcttagagcatctccaaccgCTCATACATCTTATCCTCCAtgctagaaatagaggatgaagagtaaaaattgagctccaacagaacatctatcttattatctatatttagatgtcatctatgttagaaaagaaaaactctatttagatattctCTCTCTAATCcttcaaatagatatagagaatactatatatagataatctgctggagtacaaagaggtATGAacgatgaaagtgttttagatgatcatctaaatgaagatatggatgaccaaatttaaatgagttGTTGGAGGTGTTCTTAGACATGTCATTTTCTATGCCGTAAAGGACACTGGACCCACCTTCAGTCCACTATATTTCTGTATCGCCCGAAATACCCCTATCTCAACATGTCTGACACGTGGGCCTGTCTtccctttcttctttcttctcctcGACAGACTTGAGCCCCGATGCCGCCGGCCAGCTACGTCGCTCCGTCATCCCCTTCCCACGCTTCGACACactttcctctcttcttcgACCACTCAGCGCACGCCCCACGCCCCACactttcctctcttctccgACGCCTCGATGTAGTACAGGCGCAGGACGAAGCTCTCATCGCTCGTCAAGACGTTGACATGCCGCTCGCCGATCGACGGGGTGAACGCCTTGTCGAGGGAGACGCGGTACGACGGCGGACGGGCAGAACACGGAGCGGTCGTGGTTCGGCCTggctccggcggcgagctcccctGATGTATAATCTTGTAGCTAACTTGTTTTTGCTTTAGTCAAATAAGTAAGCTTGACTTGGCTGTGTTCGCAAGAAAGTTTCAGAACGTACTAGTAGAATTAGTCCGTCAGTCTtagttttgtttctgtttttcGGTGATTAAGTCGTAGCTGAAGTTCTGCGAGGATCGACCGTGGGATGGCGCGGTCCAGTCGGATTTGAGTGGGATGTTTGGAAGTTTTAGTTGTAACTAACTCCTGGAGTTTGGAGTATTAATAACAGCAAGATGAATCGAGAAAAGTTGCCACTCACGCAGCACAAAATTTTCTGTGTGTCATCGTTGTATGTTCTTCAGTTACTGTTCCAAAACTTTGAATCTTCAGAAAGCAGAGGACCAGAGCAGCAGCTGATAGGTTAGCCACATGAAAATTACAACATCCCTGGACCCGGACCGCGCGAGCTCGGACCACCCGCTGACGAGCAAGCTGAGGCCGCTCCCGTCCACCACGACGTGGTTGGTGCCCCACGCCACGGTGAAGCCGCCGCAGGGGAACGACACCACCTGCAGCGACAGCGCCACGTCGCCGGCGTAGGGTCCCTCTGCCATTCCCACCTGCGCCACATGTCAGTAAGGTCGCCGCTCGAGGATGCAGTAGCCTCCCTCATCGCCGCGGGGCCGGATCCGCCCGCCTCCCGCGCCTTCCGCTTCCCCGCCGACTGCgcagcgtcgtcgccgctcgagGACTTGCTCGGGTGAGGCCGCGGGCTCGGGCGCTCGTGGTCGCTGGCGCCGGAGCTGCTGGAtccctcgccggcgagctccggaCTCCTCCCAAAAGCACGCGCCgacagccgccgccgtggactCGGGGCCAGGCGAGGAGACGAGGCTAGGCTGTGGGGGAGGGCCCACGCAGCAGTGAGCCGTAGACCGGGATATTTTAGGCAATACGAAATTAGATTGACCTATACGTTGGTCCAATAGTCTGCAGGCCGTATAAAATGGCATAACTataataaaggaaaatttgtaatagcatttatataaatataaatatagaaattataatgatatttttttaaattggtatatttgtaatgatatagatctaattaatcttatatatatatatatatatatatatatatatatatatatatatatatatatatatatattcaaagcTGATAACCGTGCAAAAGATGCTTTTAACCTTGCTTTCTCAGGGTAAAAGTTCCTCTGTTAATTTTCTTACATTCGTCAGACTTCTGGGTTCTGACGTCAATTTCAGTAGCCTCCGAAATCCGTCATCCATGTCATCATGTCGTATTAGTGCAAAAGATGCTTTGTAACACTACTACACTCATTGTCACACAATGACACACCAAAGTCCCATTTGCTATACAGAAGTATAGAACCTTGAGGGTTCTTGATCAAGCTTTTCAGAAGGGAAAGGCTCGGTACGATAGTAGTACTACTAACCAGTAATTTACTTCGCTTCCACAAAAAAAAGCTTAGCTTTAGCGCGGAATAGAGAGAGAATTGAAAAATCTTAGCTTTAGCGTGGAGGAGagaataaaaatgaattacGTTGGTTCTCATATAAAAGCTAGTTATATGTGTACTTTAATATAGATACATTAAATACTTAAGAACGTactcaacagctcatctaaatttggtcatctatatcttcatttggatgatcatctaaaacactttcatctttCAAATCCACTTGTACTTCAGCAGATCATGTATATATGGTATCCTCCATATCTATTTGAAgaattggagagagaacatctaaatatagagtttctctctccaaatatggatgacctatgatgggatagatgttctgctggagctcaacttttactcttcatcatctatttttaagatggaagatgagatagatgagctgttgggaatGCTCTAGCTAaccttataattaaaattaatttatagccacACACCAAATATACACGTGATTTATACTATATCAATTTTTAGATGCATAGATACAATGAcccataatattttaaaacgtcTGTCTCTTGCGATCCTGCGCAGGACACGTCCCTTAGACTACGCTCTCCGCTATTGCTGTGAAACGCAAACCgccagcgccaccgccggccgacGGAAgacaccgcctcctcccggcgcaagaagccgcctccgccggcacagggcgccacctccgcctggCCCAGGACGTTGCCCCCTTCCGGCgcaggatgccgccgccgtcacccgGCGCAGGAAGCTGCCTCCGCTCGGCGCAGGACACCGCCCCCTCCCGGCCCAAGACGGTGCCCCTTCCCAGCGCAGGACGCTGCCGCCGTTGCCCGACACAGGACGCCACCCCCGCCTGGCCCAGGACGACGCCCGCTCCACCTCAGGtgccttcttcttttttttccccaccaaCACACACTCCGGGAGCCTGTGATCCCCTGACGCGTGCGGTCGATTCAGCTCCGGGAGATTTGCGGCGGGATGCGGGAGCGAGGccgcggccacggccacggtgCTGCCGCCGGGAGGCGGCTTGTGGCGGTGGCTGATGTTGACGACCAAGGGGAAGAGCACGAGGAGCAAGGTGCAGAAGCGGATGGCGAGGGAGACCAGCGTCACCGGCCGCACGCAGCGGGAGCTTCGCCGCGCCGTCAAGCTCAGGAAGAAGCTCATCTACAACCTGTGGATGGTAAGGCCGCCATTTTGCTTCCTCTCGTGCTGAAGACAAAGGGAAAATTGGTTACTGCTGTATCCTGTGGCAACCTGCTAACGATTGTGCTGCCAGATTGCATCGCATTCCACCTGTGTTTTCCCTGCTGATGTGTTGAATTATTTCAGGACATAATTTCTGTTCATAATTGAGGAACTAGAGATGTGTCATGGGCAACTGcacagaaacaaaattaagtgTAAAATCATTTGTGTTAGTTAACTGATTATCCAACCCAAAAGATATTGGATATGTTAGATAGATGGTTTTGCTTTGCTCAATGAAAGGATGGTTAACTGATTATCCAACCCAAAAGATATTGGATATGTTAGATAGATGGTTTTGCTTTGCTGAATGAAAGGAATTGATCCTTATTGTTCTCCTAGACGTTGTACAATTTGTTTGCATGTTGTACAGACTATTTGGGTTAAAGATAAGGTTATATCCTGCAAGCTTGATCATACAGTGAATGAACTCACAGATgttatgttcatatatatttttggtctGATCTGTACACATATGGGTTCCTCCagttatgtttttataatttttagttcCAAGCTTGGTCATGTACATTAATAACAGAAATAGTCTGAAATCACCACCAAATAATTAGTACTGGCCTGGACTGGACTTGATAATTACTACTTTTTAGTGATTTGATGTGTGTATGAAATTAGTGTTAGTAATAATTTGACTGTGTGGTCCGTATATTCAACCTGATCAAAATAACCATTGTTATTTTTACATAGCAATCTTCTATTCAAAATTGTCATTACTTCGTGCttataatttaaagtttaatggCCTTCAAGTAATTTCATTACTTCGTGCttataatttaaagtttaatggCCTTCAAGTAATCTATTCAAcctgatcaatatatatctcAGATCATGGTTGATTTCTTTAGCatcaccgacgccgccggccacgccaTCACCGCTGCAGCTGTCGTGCCACCATCGCCCCTGCCTTCCGCCTCACCATCATCGTAGTCGTAGCCTCACCGTCACCATTTTGCTGAAAAggtactaaatatattttgcttgCACCATGATCATGGATTCAATAAGGATTCTGTGAGTTTAACTTTGGATTCAAGAAGTGCCTCATTATCTCATAGCACCTGTATTTTTCATAGTCATAACTACTTATTACTATTCTGCACCATGATTGGCACCTGCATTCTGACAAGTGGGTCATTTTAAACCTAACACCTGTAATAACCATGTTCATATAATAGCTTTAACCAGAAAATGTCTATCCATGTCTTGAGTTTATATCATCAGTGAGCAGACAAATGGAGTTGGAGATATGAGCATTTTTCAGCTATAAGAAAATCAATAAGCTAAAAGAACAATGATGAATGAATTTTAAATGCTGTGAAGCAACTAAGAAAGTGAAACTGAAGTGCAGAATCTAAAAATTCGTTTGGCTGAACTAGGTAAAGCATCATGTTTTCAGTTCCAGTAAATAGAAACCAGCATTGTCTATCCTCCAGCCTTGAATATAAGCAAATAGAACCACCATCCATTCTTGTTCAAGGgcttatatttgaaatttctaaatttggacctataataattttttaaccatcAAACTATTTTATGGTGGTTTTTCTCATTATCTTAAGGTGGTTTTTGGGTCCTCTGTCGAGGGGATTTGCACAGAAAAGAATACCCTTTTGGTTCTTTCCAGGGAGAAAGTTGTGCCGTTTTCTTGAGAGAGTTGGTCTTTTGAGAAAACGGTTTTGTATGTTAGCTCCTTAGTTATAAACCCCGAGGGTGGAAAAAATTTAGAAGGTATCAATACCTCCACTCATGTTCTCTCATGGTTTGCTATCTCCCCTTCCCTTTCagaatttttatacatttattaatttcCATGGTAAGAATTCAATGCATGGTTCACATACAACCAATCTCCAGCAACCTTGCtgtcctttctttttcccctttaagcaaaaaaagaaaagagatcTCCAGCAAC
This is a stretch of genomic DNA from Oryza brachyantha chromosome 1, ObraRS2, whole genome shotgun sequence. It encodes these proteins:
- the LOC121055703 gene encoding uncharacterized protein LOC121055703, which encodes MAEGPYAGDVALSLQVVSFPCGGFTVAWGTNHVVVDGSGLSLLVSGWSELARSGSRDVGSSPPEPGRTTTAPCSARPPSYRVSLDKAFTPSIGERHVNVLTSDESFVLRLYYIEASEKRGKCGAWGVR
- the LOC121056731 gene encoding uncharacterized protein LOC121056731 isoform X2, coding for MPPPSPGAGSCLRSAQDTAPSRPKTVPLPSAGRCRRCPTQDATPAWPRTTPAPPQLREICGGMRERGRGHGHGAAAGRRLVAVADVDDQGEEHEEQGAEADGEGDQRHRPHAAGASPRRQAQEEAHLQPVDDHG
- the LOC121056731 gene encoding uncharacterized protein LOC121056731 isoform X1, giving the protein MPPPSPGAGSCLRSAQDTAPSRPKTVPLPSAGRCRRCPTQDATPAWPRTTPAPPQLREICGGMRERGRGHGHGAAAGRRLVAVADVDDQGEEHEEQGAEADGEGDQRHRPHAAGASPRRQAQEEAHLQPVDASPTPPATPSPLQLSCHHRPCLPPHHHRSRSLTVTILLKRY